The genomic DNA GCGGGCCGGTAGCTGGGGAAGTCGACCCGGGTGGTGAAGCGGGAGTTGAGGCCGGGGTTGGCGGCGAGCAGCCGGTTCATGCCCTCCGGGTAGCCGGCCAGGATGACGACCAGCCGGTCGCGGTTGTCCTCGGCCCGCTTGAGGAGCACCTGGAGCGCCTCGTCGCCGTACGCGTCGCCCTTGCTGTAGCCGGAGTTGGAGAGGCTGTAGGCCTCGTCGATGAAGAGCACGCCGTCGAGCGCCGAGTCGATCAGCTCGTTCGCCTTGACGGCGGTCTGGCCGAGGAACTCGCCGACCAGGTCGGCGCGTTGGGCCTCGACCAGGTGGTCGCCGCTGAGCAGCCCGAGGGCGTGGAAGACCCGGCCCAGGATCCGGGCGACGGTGGTCTTGCCGGTGCCGGACGGGCCGGAGAAGACGAAGTGCCGCTTGGGCGGCTGGACGGGCAGGCCGCGCTCGGCGCGCAGCCGGGCCATCCGCAGCTGCGCGGAGAGCGCCCGGACCTGCCGCTTGACCGGATCCAGGCCGACCATCTGCTCCAGCTGGGCGAGCGCGGCGGCCAGTTCGCCGTCCGTCCCGCGCTGCGCCGGGGCGGCCGGGACGGCGGCGGGAGCCGCGGCCGGGCCGGGGGCGAACGGCGAGGGCGAGGCGGCCCTGCCGGTGGTGCGGACCGGCATCGGCGCGGCCGGCTCGGCGGGGCCGGGGCGTTCGGCGGTGCCGTCGCCCTGGCCGCGCTCGGCGACCGGCTCCTCGGCGCGCTCCTCCAGCCCGTCCGGGTAGCCGTCGTCGAGCACGTCGACGTCGTCGGCGGCGGGGTCGGCGGTGCCCTCCTCCAGCAGGCCGTCCTCGGCGGCGATGGCGGCCAGCCGGGCGGCGGTGTCCATGAAGGCGGGGTCGGCCCGGTGGACCGCGCGGTAGAGCGGTAAGGCGGCGGCGGAGCGCCCGGCGCCCTCGTAGGAGCGGGCGAGCCAGTAGCGCAGCTCCTTGCGCTGCGGCTGCTCGGAGCGGCAGCGGGCGAGCGAGGCGGCGAGCGGCGCCTGGGCCTGGGCGCACATGTCGAGCCGGACCCGGGCCATCCCGGCGAACAGGCCGGACTCGATGCCGAGCACCGGGTCGTCGAGCAGCCGGTCGGTGTCGCGGATCAGCTGCTCCCAGTCCTTCAGCAGGTAGGAGCGGCAGGCGTACAGGAAGCGCACCGCGCCGTCCTGCTCGGGCGGCGGCAGGTCGGCGAGCGCCTGGTCGAGCTCGGGCAGGTGACGGCCGTCGAGCCAGTGCGAGGCGTGCGCGAGCGCGAGGTCGTGCGGGGTCTCCAGGACGGGCTGCACCCACCAGCCCAGCCAGTACCAGGAACTGAGCGGCCGGCCGTGGCGGGCGCGCTGCTCGCCGAAGCGGGAGCGGCCGCGGTACATGGCGAGCAGGGCGCCGGAGGTGTCGCTGCGCAGGGCGTGCAGGCCGAGCCAGGCGTCGGCCATGCCGGGGTCGAGCCGGGCGGCCGTGCGGAACTCCTCCTCGGCGCGGGCGTAGGAGCCCGCCGCGTACGCGTCCATGGCGCGCAGCCACGCGCGGTCGGCCTCCCGGTCCGGCCCCGCGCCGGGCGGCTTCCTGCCGCCGGAACTCTCCACCGTCACTGACGCCCCCCGTGTGCGCAGCCCCCGGGGCGCATTCGCGCCTTCGTGGAATCGTACCGGCGCACGGCTGATCCGGAAGGGTACGGAGACAAGTCGGATCGCCGCGCGCGCACCGGAGTTGGGCCCGCCGGGGGAGGCGGTCCCCGCGGGGGCGGACGGGGCGGGGAAAGGAGAACGGCACCTCCGGCTCACGGGGGAACAAGCCGGAGGTGCCGCGTCTAATGTTGCGAGTTCAACTGAATCTCGCGACGAGGGAGAACCTAGTTCCCGGCGACGTCCCAGGTCAAGAGGGGGGTGGAGGTCTCACTGACGGTGCATCGGAGGATCCGCCCCGTGACTCCGTCGACCCGGATCCCGGCGTGCGGGCGGCTGGGGTCGGCGGCGAAGTGGGCGCGTTCGGCACGGATCCAGCCCTGCCAGAAGTCGGCCAGCCCGGGGCCGTCCCGCAGCAGGCCGCGGGCGCTCGCGGCGTCCGCGTCCAGCTCCATCCAGACCAGCGCCGCCAGGTGCGGCCGCAGCTCGGCGCGGCCGGCGCCGACGCCCTCGACCAGCACCACCGGCGCGGGCTCCACCCGCCGGGTGCCCGAGAAGCGGCGGGCGGTCCAGTCGTACACCCGGTGCTCGGCGGCCTCGCCGCGGCCCAGCGGCCCCAGCACCTGCTCCCGCAGCCGGCCGACCCAGCCGAACGGCTCGCGGTGGGTGGCGAGGTCGTCCAGGTGCACCACCGGCGCGTCGTCCAGCGCGGCGGCCAGCCGGGCGGCGAAGGTGGTCTTGCCGGAGCCGGCGTGCCCGTCGACGGCGACCAGGCGCACCGGCCCCAGCGACGGGGGCAGCGCGCGCAGGACGGCCGCGAGTTCGGCGGGAGCGGGGCGCGAGGTCATCCCGCCAGGGTACGGGGCGGCGGCCGGGTGGCCCGCTCGGTCGCCGCCGGTGACGGGACGTCCGGTGTGCGGCATACTCGCA from Kitasatospora terrestris includes the following:
- a CDS encoding AAA family ATPase, translated to MDAYAAGSYARAEEEFRTAARLDPGMADAWLGLHALRSDTSGALLAMYRGRSRFGEQRARHGRPLSSWYWLGWWVQPVLETPHDLALAHASHWLDGRHLPELDQALADLPPPEQDGAVRFLYACRSYLLKDWEQLIRDTDRLLDDPVLGIESGLFAGMARVRLDMCAQAQAPLAASLARCRSEQPQRKELRYWLARSYEGAGRSAAALPLYRAVHRADPAFMDTAARLAAIAAEDGLLEEGTADPAADDVDVLDDGYPDGLEERAEEPVAERGQGDGTAERPGPAEPAAPMPVRTTGRAASPSPFAPGPAAAPAAVPAAPAQRGTDGELAAALAQLEQMVGLDPVKRQVRALSAQLRMARLRAERGLPVQPPKRHFVFSGPSGTGKTTVARILGRVFHALGLLSGDHLVEAQRADLVGEFLGQTAVKANELIDSALDGVLFIDEAYSLSNSGYSKGDAYGDEALQVLLKRAEDNRDRLVVILAGYPEGMNRLLAANPGLNSRFTTRVDFPSYRPAELAEIGRALAAGDGDTWDDDAADELTSICRHVVTEGWIDQLGNGRFIRTLYEKSCAYRDLRLSAQPDLPTRDDLATLRLSDVLQAYGELIDGR